The following is a genomic window from Hallerella porci.
TCAAAGTACGGAGCGACATCGCGCTTGCCCGCTGTAAGAGTTTTCAGACGAGTTGCCACGACGACAAAGTTGCCGTTCTTCAAAGCATTCGAAACTTTGCTTTCTGCCAAGTCCGGACGTTCTTTGTTAACAAAGGCAAATGCCGAAAGTCCACTCACAAATCCGATTTCTTGAATTTCGTCACCGCGACCGAGCCAAGCGGATTCGCGAACAGGAACATTCCGCGCAGCAGCAGCGTCCACGAAAGAAGAATCGCGATCTTCCACGGCGCTCTTAATGCTCAACAAAATTTGTTCCAAACTGTCCACGGTTTCCGGAGAAGCTGTCACCGAGAAGAGAATGTGAGCCGCTTTCACCTGTTCGCCAGTCGAATCTTTCTTGTGGCCGAGATTCTGAATAATATGATAACCGAATTTCGTGCGGACCGGTTCCGAGATTGCGCCCGAATCCAAAGCAAATGCGACATCTTCAAATTCTTTTACCCAAGTACCACGAGAAGTGTAATCGCCGAGAAGACCGCCGTTGGCTGCCGTTCCCACGTCTTCGCTCGAAACTTTTGCCATATCTTCGAAACTCGTTGCCGAGCTCGAATCCTTGAGCTGATAATAAACCGTCATCGCATACTTGCGAATTTCTTCTTCGTCCTTCGCAGTCGGTTGAACCGGAAGATAAGCGTAAGCAAGACGCACTTGATCGTTCGTCACAAAGAAGCTATCCGGATGCGCATTGAAATAAGCGTTCACTTTAACGCTATCCACGGATGCCGGATCGACTTTGAAATCTTCCGCCGCTGCATAAGCGACTTCCAATTCTTGCGAAGTCATACGATTGTTCACATTCCACTGCGATTCAAGGCTTGTCGGATGAGCGTTCGCCGTTACAAAAATCTGCAACTGATGCAGAGGAATCGTCATCGACTTGAGTTCTTGTTCATAGTTCTGCATGTTCAGCCATTCGTAGGCTGCTGGAGTTTCGAGCCAAGCATCGTAAGCAGCTTTGTCAAATGCGGTATCCAAAAGGAACTGCGGCAAAGTTTGAATGAAAGCTTGGACATTTTGAGCGGCTTCTTGTTCGTTCGCCGCGCTCATTTGAATGCTGTAAATTCTCTGCTGCGCTTCTTCGCCCACCATCCGACGGACGGCGTCCGGATTATTTTTGAGTTCCGCTTTCATTTCGGCAACGGATGCGTAGAGCGAATTTTCGTCAAACTGCGCCTTGAGGAGTTCCTGCTGCACAAAGCCTTGGAACACGGAATTGCGAAGCTGAGCGCGCTGTTCATCGCTCAAATTCTGTCCGCGATAATTGATTTCGGTGATGCGATTCACGCGATTATTGAATTCTGCATACGGAATTTCTGAACCATCCACGCGTCCGATCGGATACTGATGAGACTGTTCCGGAGTGCGGTCCATCGCAAGAAGACCAAGAGCGATACCTACTGCAAAGATGGCAATGACCCATTTCGCGTTTTCGTTAATCCATGTCAGCATAAAGGAAACTCCATTTCCATTTTGATTTGCCCGCAAATGTAGTAAATTGAAAACCAAGAAAAATAAAGCCCGCGAAAACGAATGGCTTTTTCAATTCACAAAACTCAATGATTAAGAACTTCGCGCTAAAAAGTTTGAACAAAAAACTCTAAGCTATAAATTCTAAGTTCTAAGCTCTCTTTAAGCATTATAAATCGCTTCGAAATTTTCGATAAGCAATTCGCGTTAAAATAGCGCAGGCGACAAATGTGAAAATGCTGAGTCCAAGCGAAGCAAAGTCGATTGAAAAATAGCGTTCGGCGAAGAATTGAAATAAAATAAAAATGGCGAAGAAAAAAAGAAGCGAAATTTGATTTGCTGCGCGGGTCGTTTTCACAGAGAGCGAAACGAAAAGCGCAATCGACGAAAAAAGAATCGTCATGCAAAATCCCGCCCAAACGGATTTTATCCAAAATGAGAATGCATTTCCCGAAAGCATTCCCGCAAAAATCGTCTCGGAAAGCAGCAAGAAAAAGAGCGGAATTGGAATTAACGCCAGCAATTTTCCGTAAAAAATGAAAGATGAATTTCCCGGAAGAAGCTGCAAAAGTTCGAGAGAGCCGCGTTCACGTTCCCCCGCAAAACTATCCGAAGCAAGCGGCACCGCCATCGGCGAAAGCAAGAGCGCACAAAGAAGCATCGTAAACGGAATCGTCTCGGACGAAGCATTTTCGAGAATGAAAAATTGCGAACAAATTAACAGAAACGGAGGAAAGAAAAAAGGCAACAGAAATTTGGGCTCGCGAAGAATTTGCCGCAGTTCGTGACGCATTACATGAAAAATAATTTTCATTTTACACGCTGCCTTTTTCTCGTTGAATGCATTGACGGTAAAAATTTTCAAGCGGAGTCCGCGCTTTTTCGATGTGCAAAATTTCTTCGGGCGAAATGCCTTCGCACTGCATTTTTTTGCAGAAACTTTCAGCCGATTCCCCCGCTGGAATTTTCACGCAGACATTCATTTCGTCCGAGCAAAGTTCTTCTCTTTTTTTGTGTGCGAGCAATTTTCCGCGGAAAAGGATTCCAAAAGAATCCGCAAAATTTTCCATTTCCGAAAGGATGTGCGAACTCACGATTAGCGTGCCGCCGCATTCCCTTTTCCATTCGCCGAGTAAATTCCAAACCGCTTCGCGCGATTCTGGGTCGAGATTGGCGACGGGTTCATCGAGAAGGAGCAACTGCGGACGCGGTAAAAGCGCCCGCAAAATTTGCACCTTTTGCCGCATTCCCATCGAGAGAGTTCCCATTTTTTGCGAAAGATTGACAAGTCCGAGCGCAGAAGCGAGATGCGTCATCTGCGATTTGACTTCGGAATTTTTCATCGCATAAAATGCTGCGAAAAATTGCAAATATTCTGCTATCGAAAGCCGCGGATAAATTCCCGGATTTTCTAAAAGAATTCCGCATTGAGAAAGGTCTAAAAGTCCATTTGATAATTGCAAAGGCGGCGCAATTTCAACGCATCCTTGCTTTGCCAAAAGTCGTCCGCAAAGAATTCGCAAAAGAGTCGTTTTTCCCGCACCATTCGGCCCGAGTAACGCAAACGATTCTCCGCGAGAAATGGAAAAATCCACGTCATCTAAAACGAGTGGCGCAGACGCTGCATAAGCAAAACTCAAATGCAAAAAATGAAGAAGCACGAGAACAATTTAAATTCGGAATACAAAAGTTAAAATGAAAAATAGAGAGAATGGCGCGCTTTGCGCGCGAATACGAGAAATGCGCGCCTACGGCGCGCAAACGAATCCAACAAATACAAAAAACTCCTCCGTCGCGGAGGAGTTTTGAAATCGCAATTTGAAAATGCCGATTAGTTTTCGTTGTTCTGCATTTCCATCGTTTCGCGGTCCATCGTGTGCGTCAAGTATTCCTTGAAGTTACGGTCGATGTTCACGCCATCAAATTCTGCTGCATCAGCGTCCAAGACGAAGACTGCGCTCGGGTTATCCAACCAACCGACAACGTCAACGCCCTCGAGACTCATCGACTTGTCGCCTTCGGCTTTTGCCACATATTCCACAGCGCCTTTGCCGACCCAACCTTGGCCGCAAGAACCTTTCACGAGAACGTATTCGCCTTCGTCTTTCACAATGCGAAGTTCATCGGAGAAGCCAGCGGTGCAAACCACATCGGAACCGCCTTTGGTCTTCGTTAAATCAATATCGCCGCGCTTTGATTTAACAGACTTCGGAGCCGCCATCGCAGCGACAACCATCAAAGCAAGAAGGCAGAACAAAATTTTCTTAGTCATTTCTCATCCTCTTAGGGTGAAATCCCTTTTCGAATCTTTAACCCAAATATATCCTTTATTTTTCAAAAATGGTATGGATTTTTTCTTTTTTCTCGTTTTTTTACCTTGAACCGGCAAAAT
Proteins encoded in this region:
- a CDS encoding peptidylprolyl isomerase; translated protein: MLTWINENAKWVIAIFAVGIALGLLAMDRTPEQSHQYPIGRVDGSEIPYAEFNNRVNRITEINYRGQNLSDEQRAQLRNSVFQGFVQQELLKAQFDENSLYASVAEMKAELKNNPDAVRRMVGEEAQQRIYSIQMSAANEQEAAQNVQAFIQTLPQFLLDTAFDKAAYDAWLETPAAYEWLNMQNYEQELKSMTIPLHQLQIFVTANAHPTSLESQWNVNNRMTSQELEVAYAAAEDFKVDPASVDSVKVNAYFNAHPDSFFVTNDQVRLAYAYLPVQPTAKDEEEIRKYAMTVYYQLKDSSSATSFEDMAKVSSEDVGTAANGGLLGDYTSRGTWVKEFEDVAFALDSGAISEPVRTKFGYHIIQNLGHKKDSTGEQVKAAHILFSVTASPETVDSLEQILLSIKSAVEDRDSSFVDAAAARNVPVRESAWLGRGDEIQEIGFVSGLSAFAFVNKERPDLAESKVSNALKNGNFVVVATRLKTLTAGKRDVAPYFEQIKNSILLQEEKDAAVRHLNAVKDQVKAIALADSAKTDTSIEKVKVEKATASFDGFVPGIGYSNPTLFSILSKQKVGEWGEPVATNEGAAMVKIISRTLPDTAAVKTSLVEDLANTWRFGYAMLFNSYVQNLEKAANVESNLDLYYRE
- a CDS encoding ABC transporter permease subunit; its protein translation is MKIIFHVMRHELRQILREPKFLLPFFFPPFLLICSQFFILENASSETIPFTMLLCALLLSPMAVPLASDSFAGERERGSLELLQLLPGNSSFIFYGKLLALIPIPLFFLLLSETIFAGMLSGNAFSFWIKSVWAGFCMTILFSSIALFVSLSVKTTRAANQISLLFFFAIFILFQFFAERYFSIDFASLGLSIFTFVACAILTRIAYRKFRSDL
- a CDS encoding ABC transporter ATP-binding protein produces the protein MLLHFLHLSFAYAASAPLVLDDVDFSISRGESFALLGPNGAGKTTLLRILCGRLLAKQGCVEIAPPLQLSNGLLDLSQCGILLENPGIYPRLSIAEYLQFFAAFYAMKNSEVKSQMTHLASALGLVNLSQKMGTLSMGMRQKVQILRALLPRPQLLLLDEPVANLDPESREAVWNLLGEWKRECGGTLIVSSHILSEMENFADSFGILFRGKLLAHKKREELCSDEMNVCVKIPAGESAESFCKKMQCEGISPEEILHIEKARTPLENFYRQCIQREKGSV